The DNA window CAAGTTGATGGGATCAGGATGTTTAAATCTATTGAAGCATTACCTGAGGTTCCGGATCTTGTGTATGCACTGATTCCGGCAAAATTTGTACCGGGAATAGTTGAGGAATGTGGAAAGAAAGGCGTAAAATGGATGGCCATCCCAAGTGGGGGGTTTTCGGAATACAGTGAGGAAGGACGAATGCTTGCTGAACAAACTGTGGCAGCTGCAAAAAAATATGGAATACGTTTTGTAGGCCCAAATGGCTTGACTGTGGCAAATGTTGAAAATGGACTATGTTTACCATTTGTGCCAATCCTTAGGCCTGAGTTTGGTGGTATGTCAATTGTTTCTCAAAGTGGGGGTGTTGCCCTCATGATGTGGAACGTAATCATGGACGAAAATATAGGGATAGCCAAGTTTGCCAGTATTGGAAATAAACTTGATTGTGATGAAGTTGATTTTCTGGAATATTTAGGGAATGACCCCGCTACATCCATAATCTGCATGTATCTTGAAAGTGTACCACGAGGAGCTGATTTAATAAGAGTTGCTGAAAAAATTAATAAACCCATTGTTGTATATAAATCTAATACAACACAGGCTGGGAAAAAAGCAGCTATGAGCCACACAGCTGCTATGAGCAATGATGAAGAAATTCTCAATGCTGCATTTGAAAAAGCAGGTATTATACGCATATACAACTATCATGACTTTTTTGCAGTGGCCAAAGCATTTAAATTACCCCCTATGCGTGGGAAACGCATTATGGTTATGAGTCCTGCTGGCGGTTTTGCTGTCATGACTGCAGATTTATGTGAGCAGGCAGGTTTTGAATTTGCTGATCCTGGAAAGGAATTTTACCAGAGTTTGCAAAAATTTTCAAATGCAGGCGTAATCCATTTTTCAAATCCTCTGGATCTTGGCGATATTTATGACCCAGCTTTTACTGCCCATGTTGTGTATTCGGTTATGCACAATGAAAATGTTGATGGTGCGGTCTATGTAAGCCAGCGTCCTCAGATGCCTGATAGGGAAAATGTGTTTTCACGAATGTTCCTTGCCGACCTTTCCAAGGAAACGTGGGGAGCAATTGTGTCTTCGGCAAAGCCTTTGGGTATTTGCCTTCTTGGGTTGTCTCGTGTAATGGCGCAGGTCAAACGAACGGTAAATTTTCCAATATTTAATTCGCCAGAGGAAATGGTTCGTGCAATGGCATTCCAAATGAAATTTTATACTAGGCTCCTACAACAAAAAAAGGATGAACCCTGCACTATGTCTTTTGATAATGCACAACAGTGGATTAAAAAGAATGCCGGTGAAATTGGTGAAGATGCAATGGAACTTTTAAAAGCAATAGATATTCAGGTTCCACCATCAGACATTGCCACTACGGAAAAAGAAGCGGTGGCGATAGCAAAGCGCATTGGCTATCCGGTGGTATGTAAACTAGTATCAAAAGAGATATTGCACAAATCAGACGTTGGTGGTGTGGTTGTAAACGTTGCCAGCGATGATGCAGTAAGAGAGGCATTTGCAACGATTCATGCAAATGTACTATCGCACAAACCTAATGCAAAAATTGAAGGAGTCCGAATTTCAAAAATGGCTGATAGCGGCATCGATATGTTTGTGGGTAGTAAATATGATGATTCCTTTGGACAAGTGATACTGTATGGTTTTGGTGGCATTTATGTTGAGGTATTTAAGGATGTTGCCTATTCTTTGTGCCCTACACCAAAAGAAGAAATTAAAGAAAAGATTGCTAAATTAAAATCTTTTGCATTACTTAAGGGGGCCCGTGGGCAAAAGCCAAAAGATATTGATGCGTATGTAGATATTATCTGGAAGCTTTCACATCTTTTGGCACAAGCACCACAGGTAAAAGAGATGGACTTAAATCCAGTAAGGGTTTTTGACAGTGGTTGTCAGGTGCTTGATATCAGGGTAAAGATTGTACATTAATTTCAATGTATAACTAATGAAAGCTACTGTATAACGTATGATTTATCTTGATAATGCTGCAACAAGTTTTCCCAAACCAAAATCGGTTATAGATGCAGTAGCACAATGCCTTAATGATTACTGCGCCAACCCTGGGCGCTCCGGGCACACGTTAGCAATACAAGCTGCACGTAAAGTTTTTGAAGCACGTGAAAAAGTTGCTGAATTTTTCCATGTTGCAGATTCACGCAATGTCATTTTCACAGCAAATGCAACGATGGCAATAAATTGTGTTTTTACTTCACTGCTTGAGGATGGGGATCACGTTGTGGTATCATCCATGGAACACAATGCGGTTATGCGTCCTTTGCGGTATCGTGAGCAACAGGGAACCATAACTGTATCATGTGTTCCATGCAGTGATAATGGTCAAGTAAACGCTGACATTATACCGTTTATAAAGAAAAATACAAAGCTAGTTGTTGTAAATCATGCATCCAATGTAAATGGTGCTGTTTTGGATATTGCTACCATTGTTAAAAAAGTTAAAAAAGCAAATCCAAAAACAGCAATACTGATTGATGCTTCCCAAAGTGCAGGAATAATTCCAATTAATGTTCAAGCGATTGGTTGTGATTTTGTCGCATTTACCGGACACAAAGCACTGTATGGGCCACAGGGAATTGGGGGATTAATAATCAACACAAAAAGACCTTTAAAACCTTTTATTATGGGTGGGACTGGAAGCAAATCCGAAAGCCAGTATCAGCCTGAATTTTTACCAGACATGTTTGAAAGTGGTACGCTCAATCTGCCAGGCATCATGGGGCTTAAAGCTGGTATTGAATATATACATCCACAAATAGAAGAAATTAAAGAAAAAGAGCTCACATATATTCAAAGAATAGTTGAATGTTTGGGAAGTATCAATGGAATAAAATTGTATTGGAGCAATTCGTTGAATACACAGATAGGTGTTATTTCATTTTCACATGAAAAAATTTCTTGCAGCCAGATTGGTCAGCGTCTTAATGATGAGTTTTCAATTTGCGTGCGTACTGGGTTGCACTGTGCACCGTTGGCACACCAAACAATAGGCAGTTTTCCAGATGGTACTGTGCGCGTATCGGTTGGAGCCTTTACCAAAAATGGCGATATTGACGTATTTTGTAAAGCTATAGAAACAATAACAAAGGTATGATGATTGACTATTGTGTACTTTTATTGCCCTCTGTTCATGATGTGATGAAAGCCGAAAAGGTACTGATTGCAGCGGGAGTTGATTTGAATGTGATGGCCACCCCACGGGAAATATCGCACAATTGCGGGGTGGTAATACGTTTTGATTGTAGTAATATAAGCAGAATACTTGAGTTACTTAGTGAACTTACTGTAGAAAAAAAGATCTTTAAAAAAATTGATGAAAATTTATTCAGTGAAGTTACTCAAGCGTAGATTCAAGCTTTTTAATGCTTTCACCCAGTATCTTATATTCTTTTGAGTTTTTTGGAAATGTACTCTGGTATTTTTTAAAATACTTTATCTGTTCTAATTTCCAGCGTTTCATGTCAAAATTATTATGAATCATATTAAACCCCCATGTATTAGATTGCTCTACTATAATTGTCGTAAAAAATTATGATTCTATTAACTATAAAATTCTTTTTTTGTAAGTTTGCATAAAACATTGTGATGATTGTAACATTTTTACTGCGTAACAATAAAGTATAATCATATATTTATTTTATAATGCCGATAGTTGATAATAATAGAGAAATTTGTATATTAATAACTAAGTCTACAGGTAATTGATTGCATGATTGATAAAGATAATATAGACATTAAGGATTTGCCGGTATTTCCACAGGTTGCCGTTAAAATTTTGCAGATCCAGGAAGATAATATTGATATTAGCTTCAAAGAATTGGAGAGCATTATACTGCTTGATCCCGCATTAACAGCTAAAATACTTAAAGTTGCTAATTCAGCGCTCTATGCCCGCCAGCGTGAGATTACAAACTTACAGCAGGCACTAACACTGTTAGGTTTTAAAATGGTAAAAAGCCTGGTTCTATTAGTGTCAGCTTCAAATATTTACAGTAAAAATGTAAAATCACACCAGCAGAGCACTGCTGCAACTGTTACAAAAACTTCAACTTCCATGATATGGCGACATTCAGTTGTAACTGCTTTTATTTCAAAGTATGTAGCTACACGAATTAAAAATGATGAAAAAAAAGAGGATGTGTTTGTTGCTGGTTTGCTCCATGATGTAGGCAGGCTAATCATGATGATAAATTATAAAGAAAAATATGAACAATATATTGCATATCTTAATCAAATGCAGTATAGGGATATACGTGAAATAGAAGAAAAAATATTTGAGATAAATCATCAGGATATAGGTAAGATAGTTTTGAATAAATGGAATTTTCCTCTTGAACTAGTGGATACAGTTGCACAGCATCATGTTGCTCAGGTAGACTCAAAATTCAAAACAACTGTACAAATAGTGGGACTTTCAAATATTTTGGCTAAAATAATTGAAAATGAAACTTTGTCACAAAACGATAAGGAGTTATTAGAAGCATATAGCAAAGCATTGAATATTACACAGGATGACTATAACTATCTGACAGGTGAGATTGTTGAAACTCTAAAAAATGATGAATTATATAAAATGAGCACTTCGCTTATTGGATAAAAAGTTAATTTACGTTCTGCTAAAAATAATAAAATCAATAATTGGTGCCTTTTTATACAGGTGATATGTGCAATATACTGTAGATACTATTGAAGCAATCATATAGCTTGTACCTGGAAGCCAGTGTATAGCATACATTGAAACTAACGTTAGCACAACATTGCATAAAAGATAGATACCTGCAGCCATTGCAGCTTCAAATTGTAATTCCATATACAGCAAATAGATTGTACAATTAAGTGTAAGCAAATGGAAAAACACAGCTATAAGCAAAATTCTCATAATGCTAAGATTAATTGTGTGTGCATAACCTAAAAAATCCAAAATTTGTGGTAGTTTAATTAAAATTCCAACAGTCCATATTGACTGGAAAAAAACAATGCCTTTAATGCCGTTTTGGAGTGAGATTAACATTTTCTGTTTTTTTGACTGTATGTACCTAAATGGGTCTTGTAGTATATTTGAAATAAACTCAAAGAAATTTTTATGAAAGTCGGTTTCGGCAATAATTAGAAAATATACCAGCCCTGGTATCATGGTTAGATATGCCAGAAACACTGGTATGTCGTAAGGTATGTAATAGTAGTAGAGTGTGTTAGGGATATGATTGCCGTATAAAAACCAGTACAGCATTTTATCCGACCATATAGCCATGTTAAAAAGCAATCCCATTAAAAATATGCGTTTATGTTCTTTAAATGAAGATATAAATTCTCTATTCAAGGTCAGTGATTGTATTGGATATGCAAGTTGTGAAATAATTATTAATAAAATAACGATGATTGCCTGTCCTATTGTATACCCACACAATGCACCAGAAATTCCATATATTTTTCCCAAATACTTGACACCTGCAATGCTGGCTATAGTTCCTGCAAGATAGCTGAAGAATATTTTATAGTATGCTTTTAATAATGCAATATAAACCAACATAATCCATAGTATGTTAATAATTATAAAAAGAGCTATCAGCGATAGTATATACAGAGTATGATAGGGGACAAATGAGAAATTGTTAAAGAGAATAAATACTGATACCGGCACTACAGATATTATTGATATAAGAATAATTGCGGTTAATAGTGCGGAAGGTATTTCCCTGTAATTTTCAATATACAGTTGATCGGCTATGTAGCGCGAAAATACGTAGTGAAAACCGCCTGACAAGAACAATGAAAAAGCATAAACATAGACTATTGTAACAGTAAATAATGCAGGATTGCTAGATATAGCTTCAAATGAATAAGTTTGAATAATGTATATCGTGAGTACTGATAGTATCCATGGTCCTGCCACAATGATAATACCTAAAAAGAAAGCTTGCACAATTGAAGACAATGTGCCTTTGTGCAATATTTTATATAATTCAAATCCAATACCAGCCATAATTCCTCATTGTGTATACATGCTTATGAATTTTGCATAGAGACTATCATAAGTAGCAATAAGATCTTTTTTATTGTAAAAGCGAATAACCTTATCCCTGTTTGAAGCAATTAGTTTTTTTCGGTAATCGGGGTTATTGTACAAATATATAACCCCTTGCGCAAGTTTTTCAGAATCTTTTGGATCCGCTAAAAGGATATCATTATAGTCAAGCATTTCGGGGACATTACCAACTCGTGTTGAAACAACGGGTATTCCTGCTGCATATGCCTCAAGGATTACTAAAGGCTGTGCTTCACGAATACTTGAAAGGACAAGAACATCCAAAAATTTATAATATTGGCGTACATCAGCTTTACCAGTGAATACCACTTTATCCTGTATCTGAAAATTTTCAACTAGCTTGGCACAATCTTCATAATAACTTTCATCTTCATCAGTAGGGCCAATGATATAAAATTTAACGTTAGGAATAGATTCTGCAACTATCTTTGCCATTATAATGAAATTTTTTACATCTTTTATTGGTACAACTCGTGCTACAATGCCAATGCTAAATTCTTCCCTTGTTTCTTTCTTTAAATCCAGGTATCGCTCAATTTCTATGCCATTTGGAATTACCAGTGTTTTTTCTCGCTTTGCTCCCTGTGCTATCTGTATATTCCGGTTTACTTCAAAAAGTGATATAACACAATCGGAATAATCATAGGTTATTGTGCTTAAGTCATTAAAAATATTTATCCACATATCACGCTGATATCCTTTTACCCAGGTAGCGCGTTTAATGTCTATCTCGCGTTCTTTGTTGTACAACCCATGTTCGGTCAAGATAACTGGCTTGTTGTATTTAATCTTTGCACAAGTAGCACATAGCCCTGCATACCCAGTTGATATGGTATGATACAGATCTGCCTTAGGAAGTTCCCATGTCATAATCTTCATCATGTATTCATGTGATGCGCGCCATGCCCAGTAATAGTCGGAAAATGGATAAAGGGGATTTCGTACAGAATTATATTGGGCAACAATTTTATAACTTGTCAGGTGGCGTTGAAGTGATGCGGGTTCATAATGGTTTTTATTGATGTAATTAAATATTTCTCTGAATTTAGAAAAATCTTTTTTTTGCATCATATCATTGTGAAATGATTCTATAGAGGAAAAAAAAGATGGATGGATCTTTTTTTGTGGCTTTTCAACAGGGCTTGTTAAAAGCTTGTTAACTAAACCTACAACGTTAGGAGGAAAAGTATATTTTGGCTCGTCTTCTTCTGCTGAGATAGCGAAAATAATAAAATTATAATTTGTAAGTCCTGAAATAATGTCCTGTATCCATGCCGAAACACCTCCTGTTATGTATGGGTAAGACCCTTCAGCAATAATGCAAACTGTTTTTTTTGATGGATCGGGTTTATTGATTGCTACAAAATCCATTGATAGATTAATACCTCAGCGTAATCTATGCTGCTATAATCATGGTGTGAAATAATTGAAGCAATTGTTTTAATTTTATCATAATTTTTGAGGTTATAATGGCATTCGGCCATCTTAAGCAAACAGTACACAGGTTTATAATGAATTGAATAGCAATATCCATAAAGCGACAGCGCAAGTTCAAAGTCTTCATTAAGCAAATAACTTTCAGCTAAAGCTAATTTAATTCTTTTATTTTTTGGATGTAATGAATAAGCTGTTAAAAGATTATCGATAGCCTGTTTGATATAAAATTTCTGGATTAGCTTTTGGCTTTCAAGAAGCAAAGCAAATTGAGTATACAAACATCCTAAAAGATAATGATAGATAAAAGTATAGTGTGAAGCTTTTGCTAACTTCTTCTTTACTTTTTCAATTTTTGCCAGGAAAGAATTTTCTATTGTATTTAAGCCTTCAGCAGCATACAGGGCTATTTCTGGATTAGGATCTTTAATCATTGAGCGAAGTATCCGCACTGAATGAGGGTTGGGACGCATTGCCAGTTTTTGCTGTGAAAACAGCCTTGTTATTTCATCTAGATCCTGTGCTTCATCAATTAATGGTCTAAGCGATGTGGCAGCCATAAGGTAATGTTCTATGCCAAGCAGCCCTTCGGAAAAAGCTTTTCGTAGTTTATGCTGTGTTTTTACAATATAGGGATTTTCTGTGATATCATGGCGGAAGAAATCAAATGGGTTTTCAAAGGTAAATAATTGAATTGTATCACTACCAAGTATCAATTGGTTATCGTTAAAAATAAAATCATCATGAGGATGAGTATTGCTCATGCTATCTCCTATATTTTTTGCATTAGTAATAGATTGTCGGCTAATATAATCATGTCTTCTTGGGACTGGTGATTTGGCCTCAGGCTGCTATAGCCAATTACAATTTCTGGATTAACTATCTGACCTTTTACATAATAGTTCTTTTTGCTGTTTTGTTCTATAAGAGACAGGCTAAACATTGCGGTACCATCAAAATCCATGTTAGGCAAAATGGCAGCAAACTGGAATGTTTCCTTGTACTGGAATATGAAAACCTTACCTTTTGCAAGTTGCTGTACTAGCTGAGCTATCTCCTTTAATATGAGTAGTGCGTCACGCATTGAGAATTTTTCAACTACTTCAGCACTATTGACGTATTCAACCAAAAGTAACGAGAGTTGTAATTTATTACGCCGAGCATTGTTAAATTCTTCTCTTAAAACTTCATAAAATTCGCTTATTGAATTAAAACCAGTTACGGGATCAACTTCTCTGTGTACAAGTGAACTGTAGCGTATAGCATTGCGAATAATGGGAGCAGCAAGGTCTGCAATCATGAGAAGCAACTGTTCGGTGTACAGATTATATTTTATAAAAGGTATTTTTTCAATATTAAGTGCACCCCATACATGGTTGTCAATGGTAATGGGGACAGTTATAATTGAATTGCCAGTATCTAGTGCTTTAAGGTTTTGATATTTTTGAAGCATTTTTATGGAAAACATGGTGTTATTTCTAACTGACCATCCTATTAGGTTTTCAGTATCAAGATTAGAAGGCGTAGTATTTATTTTGTCCTGGTCCCAGCCATTATATGCCAATAGATGGATGGATTTGTTGTCACGATCATACTGCCACAATGAACATTGTTCTGCACCGGTAAATTGTACAACAGCGTTGAGAATATTGGGATATATGTTTTCCAGATTCAATGTATTGAGCGCAATGATAGTTGAATATAAGGAAATGAGTGAGTTTTGCTGACCTAAAATGCGGTCCTGATACTCCTGATTTACCATAGATATGGCTTCAAGTTCTCGTTTAAGCTTAGTAGTCTGTTCAACCAGCT is part of the Spirochaetota bacterium genome and encodes:
- a CDS encoding aminotransferase class V-fold PLP-dependent enzyme, whose protein sequence is MIYLDNAATSFPKPKSVIDAVAQCLNDYCANPGRSGHTLAIQAARKVFEAREKVAEFFHVADSRNVIFTANATMAINCVFTSLLEDGDHVVVSSMEHNAVMRPLRYREQQGTITVSCVPCSDNGQVNADIIPFIKKNTKLVVVNHASNVNGAVLDIATIVKKVKKANPKTAILIDASQSAGIIPINVQAIGCDFVAFTGHKALYGPQGIGGLIINTKRPLKPFIMGGTGSKSESQYQPEFLPDMFESGTLNLPGIMGLKAGIEYIHPQIEEIKEKELTYIQRIVECLGSINGIKLYWSNSLNTQIGVISFSHEKISCSQIGQRLNDEFSICVRTGLHCAPLAHQTIGSFPDGTVRVSVGAFTKNGDIDVFCKAIETITKV
- a CDS encoding DUF3343 domain-containing protein, whose amino-acid sequence is MIDYCVLLLPSVHDVMKAEKVLIAAGVDLNVMATPREISHNCGVVIRFDCSNISRILELLSELTVEKKIFKKIDENLFSEVTQA
- a CDS encoding HDOD domain-containing protein; the encoded protein is MIDKDNIDIKDLPVFPQVAVKILQIQEDNIDISFKELESIILLDPALTAKILKVANSALYARQREITNLQQALTLLGFKMVKSLVLLVSASNIYSKNVKSHQQSTAATVTKTSTSMIWRHSVVTAFISKYVATRIKNDEKKEDVFVAGLLHDVGRLIMMINYKEKYEQYIAYLNQMQYRDIREIEEKIFEINHQDIGKIVLNKWNFPLELVDTVAQHHVAQVDSKFKTTVQIVGLSNILAKIIENETLSQNDKELLEAYSKALNITQDDYNYLTGEIVETLKNDELYKMSTSLIG
- the pelG gene encoding exopolysaccharide Pel transporter PelG; translated protein: MAGIGFELYKILHKGTLSSIVQAFFLGIIIVAGPWILSVLTIYIIQTYSFEAISSNPALFTVTIVYVYAFSLFLSGGFHYVFSRYIADQLYIENYREIPSALLTAIILISIISVVPVSVFILFNNFSFVPYHTLYILSLIALFIIINILWIMLVYIALLKAYYKIFFSYLAGTIASIAGVKYLGKIYGISGALCGYTIGQAIIVILLIIISQLAYPIQSLTLNREFISSFKEHKRIFLMGLLFNMAIWSDKMLYWFLYGNHIPNTLYYYYIPYDIPVFLAYLTMIPGLVYFLIIAETDFHKNFFEFISNILQDPFRYIQSKKQKMLISLQNGIKGIVFFQSIWTVGILIKLPQILDFLGYAHTINLSIMRILLIAVFFHLLTLNCTIYLLYMELQFEAAMAAGIYLLCNVVLTLVSMYAIHWLPGTSYMIASIVSTVYCTYHLYKKAPIIDFIIFSRT
- the pelF gene encoding GT4 family glycosyltransferase PelF produces the protein MDFVAINKPDPSKKTVCIIAEGSYPYITGGVSAWIQDIISGLTNYNFIIFAISAEEDEPKYTFPPNVVGLVNKLLTSPVEKPQKKIHPSFFSSIESFHNDMMQKKDFSKFREIFNYINKNHYEPASLQRHLTSYKIVAQYNSVRNPLYPFSDYYWAWRASHEYMMKIMTWELPKADLYHTISTGYAGLCATCAKIKYNKPVILTEHGLYNKEREIDIKRATWVKGYQRDMWINIFNDLSTITYDYSDCVISLFEVNRNIQIAQGAKREKTLVIPNGIEIERYLDLKKETREEFSIGIVARVVPIKDVKNFIIMAKIVAESIPNVKFYIIGPTDEDESYYEDCAKLVENFQIQDKVVFTGKADVRQYYKFLDVLVLSSIREAQPLVILEAYAAGIPVVSTRVGNVPEMLDYNDILLADPKDSEKLAQGVIYLYNNPDYRKKLIASNRDKVIRFYNKKDLIATYDSLYAKFISMYTQ
- a CDS encoding acetate--CoA ligase family protein, with product MMHKLFYPDSVAIVGLSSRPNNIPRLTLENMLRWGYRGRIFGVNPKSEDEQVDGIRMFKSIEALPEVPDLVYALIPAKFVPGIVEECGKKGVKWMAIPSGGFSEYSEEGRMLAEQTVAAAKKYGIRFVGPNGLTVANVENGLCLPFVPILRPEFGGMSIVSQSGGVALMMWNVIMDENIGIAKFASIGNKLDCDEVDFLEYLGNDPATSIICMYLESVPRGADLIRVAEKINKPIVVYKSNTTQAGKKAAMSHTAAMSNDEEILNAAFEKAGIIRIYNYHDFFAVAKAFKLPPMRGKRIMVMSPAGGFAVMTADLCEQAGFEFADPGKEFYQSLQKFSNAGVIHFSNPLDLGDIYDPAFTAHVVYSVMHNENVDGAVYVSQRPQMPDRENVFSRMFLADLSKETWGAIVSSAKPLGICLLGLSRVMAQVKRTVNFPIFNSPEEMVRAMAFQMKFYTRLLQQKKDEPCTMSFDNAQQWIKKNAGEIGEDAMELLKAIDIQVPPSDIATTEKEAVAIAKRIGYPVVCKLVSKEILHKSDVGGVVVNVASDDAVREAFATIHANVLSHKPNAKIEGVRISKMADSGIDMFVGSKYDDSFGQVILYGFGGIYVEVFKDVAYSLCPTPKEEIKEKIAKLKSFALLKGARGQKPKDIDAYVDIIWKLSHLLAQAPQVKEMDLNPVRVFDSGCQVLDIRVKIVH
- a CDS encoding diguanylate cyclase; this encodes MKKIFPIEIITVIACIFIINIIKYPDDIGFLSAHYNPYLFIIVFFSSFYGKKSGFLTLCITTMFLLTFIILSDLYRDTDILYTTITTPSHYHHLSSLLFLSLITIIVLGEIRDNLGRVIHNQRNTIKELVEQTTKLKRELEAISMVNQEYQDRILGQQNSLISLYSTIIALNTLNLENIYPNILNAVVQFTGAEQCSLWQYDRDNKSIHLLAYNGWDQDKINTTPSNLDTENLIGWSVRNNTMFSIKMLQKYQNLKALDTGNSIITVPITIDNHVWGALNIEKIPFIKYNLYTEQLLLMIADLAAPIIRNAIRYSSLVHREVDPVTGFNSISEFYEVLREEFNNARRNKLQLSLLLVEYVNSAEVVEKFSMRDALLILKEIAQLVQQLAKGKVFIFQYKETFQFAAILPNMDFDGTAMFSLSLIEQNSKKNYYVKGQIVNPEIVIGYSSLRPNHQSQEDMIILADNLLLMQKI